In Tenebrio molitor chromosome 6, icTenMoli1.1, whole genome shotgun sequence, one genomic interval encodes:
- the LOC138133687 gene encoding uncharacterized protein isoform X6, which yields MKVFYLLVFFCLLSADAQRRSVKSELLSENESPPKSARRGRARFTVTTDTPEVEEHKRPDPPGRRLTSRRRPETHTEAPIRKTYEVEEVVDDTPIEPFRKSGKSRVLTENKFEAHNAPSSNALFQSATTESLDEALKSVDTGVVDTTSSSEPSSSTVSTNLESSASELTSGEISKIDNEISRSQPETTTPITSRTTRRSNGRSRSHGGAAPSPTVASRARSRSRATRKPEEQSIATPAPSRPVHRGSRRRADSTGAEARTRGPSVIGAAETVELPSRSRTGRKIPGGTRRSEEKAPEKITIDLPQPRRSNGRKSVEVTTGRSRLRSRSREVPPVIDEQKLEVLPLFERETKTVRPVRKLVSRRRNLNSAEEVETSATENDVKVAPKPPRQSVVVETRTESSVKRRKTNKLVTQGTKPTVKSTIKSTTKPAVKKSVKPVIKESVVSEVTEVTSKRTVTRKKLLPRTNFESPGFTSRGVKKSEVNLTAVKKNKSGLTSSEEEIDDSDNYPEQFKALLQAKKQKKESRPLHRVVTASPTITKTTEKVVNSLSSTTTQATTSEASRQLEDSENELDPKSARPTRRRFSHSTATRPTRKSKVVARSTTAAPPKDHRFHAKFNTEQEATTASSVRPTRGFSPKPPRGLYSSRKNKESYAKSKSGSSTTTAQIPIPKKHNRYSSRYRNDASSRGAIRTSTNAPAYLPTIPTITPPTTSVKSAFQDKDLGVEVISFDDPVNTVPSANLVSGEYLASSTENHLTSPLVSASQTKTTEKPVSIIERIINSITAISTTEVPHPTRLTTPTTETPTKESAILKLATKKSTKLDKTQTTQKIPVVTVTSEKPTTIIERILSSLSAIQVDNSTDSKNFKSKQVDQNTIPPLVANPLSLSTVNNATTTTGTTPSSTVPTVQANPLSISSTSSSTNESSTSPTTISSSSTPVAAVTTTPGTTTSSTAPTATLPTLTEILNGRTVQAFNSIINISDLSKVQTLDVDPKTNRVLNADEIKDKTNIVFRWKPVTSPTYTFDVIKSNPVTTTLPTPTLSNRILDDPVALATSSLPTTQQPTTTTTTAAPTTTTAAPTTTTAPPTTTTAPPTTTTASTTTTLPPTTTATATTRRQRTTVLPLSQPATTTFRTTTGFPSTTFFPTFLTTLFSTIRPRRLSTTESPITIVTPISNRVQPTTTPRIGINTISGDLAAASTTRTVSTTPVPTTTLLSTLPVSTTIRSTRRRGTAPTTTALPVTTTVLTTTIPTSTASASARNARRSTAAPKVTSTSATKKLKKLTEQQKKDLETLAQLEMEQAAILKQLAFLTNLNFAGMKPTTEKNDLANRIIALAVERDKGREKVTTVASETLSSEGSRQAKKIAPSDEQSLEELVKQLNIATPSTLTTQYGKSNDAIVAALLKEQGIGPTTPKIVEDIYSQTTTTTRRPKPKPTTRAPGPLMQSLNWLLNVLAPPTTKRPRPKPKPKPKPKPEPTSEELLTHQPTHITPVVTPAPRQNIVSSLSQEDIQKLIKQLEQIQKDPKNSQNLDFSSINSLQSLIGSNGVQVSSAGTTGTTTRETTPLSTTKTRVAKSTTAIPLSVSNSIVDDDFVSTTTTKPRVSLPPVKLRPVPGIEDSDTLVRGQLINAAVNVTRAISSFLGTALQDAAHQFTRVFSSGSANLNDYFGSRFVLTNITNISGATSNV from the exons AAATCTGAACTACTCTCTGAAAATGAATCTCCACCCAAATCCGCTAGAAGAGGCAGAGCAAGATTTACAGTAACGACGGATACTCCTGAAGTCGAAGAACACAAACGTCCTGACCCTCCCGGTCGAAGACTGACCTCCAGGAGACGACCTGAAACACACACTGAAGCCCCCATTCGAAAAACCTACGAAGTCGAGGAAGTCGTCGATGACACTCCCATAGAACCGTTCAGAAAATCGGGAAAATCTAGAGTACtgacagaaaataaatttgaagctCACAACGCTCCATCCTCTAACGCTTTGTTCCAATCAGCAACCACCGAAAGTCTAGATGAGGCGTTAAAGAGTGTTGATACTGGTGTTGTCGATACTACTTCTTCGTCAGAACCATCATCATCAACTGTTTCCACCAATTTGGAATCATCAGCGTCGGAACTGACTTCTGGTGAAATTTCTAAGATTGATAACGAAATCAGTCGGAGTCAACCTGAAACCACAACTCCTATAACGTCTAGAACCACGAGAAGAAGTAATGGAAGATCGAGGAGTCATGGAGGAGCTGCGCCTAGTCCTACTGTTGCTTCAAGAGCTCGTTCGAGAAGTAGAGCGACGAGAAAACCTGAAGAGCAAAGCATAGCAACACCTGCACCTAGTAGACCAGTGCACAGAGGATCAAGAAGACGAGCTGATAGCACTGGTGCTGAAGCTAGGACCAGAGGACCGTCCGTGATTGGTGCTGCTGAAACAGTAGAATTACCATCGCGTTCGCGTACTGGTAGAAAGATTCCAGGAGGGACTAGACGAAGTGAAGAAAAAGCTCCTGAGAAAATCACGATTGATTTGCCACAACCGCGCAGATCTAATGGTAGAAAAAGTGTTGAGGTGACAACTGGAAGAAGTCGGTTGAGGTCTCGTTCTAGAGAGGTACCGCCTGTGATAGATGAACAAAAACTAGAGGTGTTACCGCTTTTTGAAAGAGAAACCAAAACTGTCAGACCTGTGAGGAAGTTGGTGTCGAGACGACGCAATCTCAATTCTGCAGAAGAAGTTGAAACTAGCGCTACCGAGAATGATGTTAAAGTGGCTCCGAAGCCCCCGAGGCAGTCTGTAGTTGTGGAAACCAGAACCGAGTCGAGTGTCAAAAGGCGGAAGACGAATAAACTAGTAACGCAAGGCACTAAACCGACTGTTAAATCGACGATTAAGTCGACGACTAAGCCTGCAGTTAAGAAATCGGTAAAACCAGTAATTAAGGAGTCGGTGGTATCGGAAGTGACGGAAGTTACGTCGAAGAGAACCGTCACTAGGAAGAAACTCTTGCCCAGGACCAATTTTGAGAGTCCTGGGTTTACATCGAGGGGTGTGAAAAAATCAGAAGTGAATTTGACTGCTGTCAAGAAGAATAAATCGGGCTTGACGAGTTCTGAGGAAGAGATCGACGATAGCGACAATTATCCGGAACAGTTTAAAGCGTTGTTGCAGGcgaagaaacagaaaaaa GAGTCAAGGCCGCTGCATCGTGTGGTAACAGCATCTCCGACAATCACGAAGACTACGGAGAAGGTCGTGAACTCTTTGTCCAGCACCACGACTCAAGCCACCACTTCGGAAGCCAGCCGCCAG CTCGAGGATTCCGAAAACGAACTGGACCCGAAGTCTGCGAGGCCGACGAGACGCCGCTTTTCCCACAGCACGGCCACCAGGCCCACCAGGAAGAGCAAGGTCGTCGCCAGGTCCACCACGGCTGCGCCGCCCAAAGACCACCGATTCCACGCCAAGTTCAACACGGAGCAAGAAGCGACGACCGCCAGTTCGGTGAGGCCGACCAGGGGATTCTCGCCGAAGCCTCCCAGAGGACTGTACAGCAGCAGAAAGAACAAGGAAAGCTACGCGAAGAGCAAGAGCGGTAGTAGTACTACCACGGCGCAG ATTCCGATTCCGAAAAAACACAACCGGTACAGCTCGAGATATCGCAACGACGCCTCTTCGAGAGGAGCGATTCGGACCAGCACCAACGCCCCGGCGTATTTGCCAACCATACCGACCATTACCCCGCCGACCACTTCG GTAAAATCGGCATTCCAAGATAAAGATTTGGGCGTGGAGGTAATCAGTTTCGATGACCCTGTGAATACGGTACCTTCAGCAAATCTAGTTAGCGGAGAATACCTCGCTTCCTCTACTGAAAATCACCTAACTAGTCCCTTG GTATCAGCATCCCAAACCAAGACCACGGAAAAACCCGTTTCGATCATAgaaagaataataaattcgATAACAGCCATATCCACGACCGAAGTACCCCACCCGACCAGACTGACGACACCCACAACAGAAACCCCGACAAAAGAGTCCGCCATCTTAAAActggcgacaaaaaaatcgaCAAAACTTGACAAAACCCAGaccacccaaaaaatcccCGTCGTGACAGTGACTAGCGAGAAACCCACAACAATCATCGAAAGAATTCTCAGTTCTCTGTCGGCTATCCAAGTTGATAACTCGACGGatagtaaaaatttcaaatcgaAACAA GTCGACCAAAATACAATTCCTCCTCTTGTGGCAAATCCATTGTCGTTAAGTACTGTAAATAATGCAACTACAACCACCGGAACTACACCTAGTAGTACCGTACCTACGGTTCAAGCAAACCCGTTGTCGATTAGTAGTACTAGTAGCAGCACAAACGAAAGTAGCACCTCTCCCACCACTATCAGTAGCAGTAGTACACCAGTCGCAGCAGTTACTACGACTCCTGGTACTACAACATCTAGCACAGCTCCCACTGCCACTCTGCCTACTCTGACAGAAATCTTGAACGGAAGGACAGTGCAAGCTTTTAATAGCATCATAAATATCTCCGATCTTAGTAAAGTCCAGACTCTTGACGTCGACCCAAAG ACCAATCGTGTTTTGAATGCTGACGAGATTAAAGACAAAACAAACATAGTTTTTCGATGGAAACCTGTCACCAGTCCGACGTATACTTTTGACGTAATCAAG AGTAATCCAGTGACGACGACACTGCCAACTCCAACTCTTTCCAACAGAATTCTAGATGATCCAGTTGCCTTGGCAACATCTTCATTACCGACAACTCAACAGCCAACAACAACCACTACAACAGCTGCTCCTACAACTACAACAGCTGCTCCAACAACTACAACAGCTCCTCCTACAACTACAACAGCTCCTCCTACAACTACAACTGCCTCCACGACTACAACCCTGCCACCTACGACCACTGCTACCGCAACAACAAGAAGACAACGTACAACAGTACTGCCATTGTCTCAACCTGCCACCACAACTTTCCGAACCACTACTGGTTTCCCATCGACGACGTTCTTCCCGACATTCTTGACCACTCTGTTTTCGACAATTCGTCCGAGAAGATTGTCGACGACCGAGTCACCAATCACTATTGTAACACCAATCTCGAATAGAGTGCAACCTACTACGACTCCACGAATCGGTATTAACACAATCAGTGGTGATTTAGCAGCCGCGAGTACTACAAGAACGGTTAGTACGACACCCGTACCAACTACCACGCTTTTGTCGACGTTACCAGTTAGTACCACGATTAGAAGTACTAGGAGACGAGGTACTGCACCTACAACTACTGCATTACCAGTTACAACTACAGTTTTGACAACGACGATTCCGACCAGTACTGCCAGTGCCAGTGCAAGAAATGCTAGAAGGAGTACTGCCGCACCGAAAGTTACTAGTACTAGTGCTACGAAGAAGCTTAAGAAGTTAACGGAGCAGCAGAAGAAGGATTTAGAAACGTTGGCACAACTGGAGATGGAGCAAGctgcaattttgaaacaactaGCATTTTTAACTAATTTG AATTTCGCTGGTATGAAGCCTACAACCGAGAAGAATGACCTGGCTAATAGG ataattgCGTTGGCTGTCGAGCGCGATAAGGGTAGAGAGAAAGTTACTACTGTTGCTTCGGAGACTCTATCGTCTGAAGGAAGTCGTCAAGCCAAGAAAATAGCGCCTTCAGATGAACAAAGTCTCGAAGAGTTGGTCAAACAACTGAACATTGCAACTCCTTCGACCCTGACTACTCAATATGGAAAAAGCAACGATGCCATCGTGGCTGCGTTACTTAAAGAACAAGGAATTGGACCAACAACACCCAAAATAGTAGAAGACATTTACAGTCAAACCACTACAACTACCCGAAGACCCAAACCTAAACCTACCACACGAGCGCCAGGTCCTCTCATGCAAAGCTTGAACTGGTTGCTCAACGTCCTAGCTCCACCTACTACAAAAAGACCTAGACCTAAACCCAAACCAAAACCTAAACCCAAGCCTGAACCAACTTCAGAAGAATTATTGACGCACCAACCCACCCATATCACACCAGTCGTGACACCAGCACCACGACAAAATATCGTCAGTTCTTTGTCGCAAGAAGACATACAGAAGCTGATCAAACAGCTCGAGCAGATCCAGAAAGACCCCAAGAACTCCCAAAATCTGGACTTCTCGTCAATCAACAGTCTCCAGTCTTTGATAGGTTCAAACGGGGTGCAAGTCAGTTCTGCTGGAACAACTGGCACCACAACTAGAGAGACCACTCCTCTTAGTACCACCAAAACTCGTGTGGCCAAGTCCACTACAGCTATCCCCCTAAGCGTCAGCAACAGCATCGTCGACGACGATTTCGTCTCGACGACGACCACCAAACCGCGAGTCTCTCTTCCTCCCGTCAAGTTGCGTCCAGTTCCGGGCATAGAAGACTCGGACACTCTAGTTCGAGGCCAGCTGATTAACGCCGCTGTCAACGTCACCAGAGCGATTTCCTCGTTTTTGGGAACTGCACTACAG GATGCAGCACACCAATTTACAAGAGTATTTTCAAGCGGTTCAGCAAATTTGAACGATTATTTCGGTTCTAGATTCGTTTTAACGAACATAACGAATATTAGCGGCGCGACTAGTAACGTTTAG
- the LOC138133687 gene encoding mucin-2-like isoform X5, whose protein sequence is MKVFYLLVFFCLLSADAQRRSVKSELLSENESPPKSARRGRARFTVTTDTPEVEEHKRPDPPGRRLTSRRRPETHTEAPIRKTYEVEEVVDDTPIEPFRKSGKSRVLTENKFEAHNAPSSNALFQSATTESLDEALKSVDTGVVDTTSSSEPSSSTVSTNLESSASELTSGEISKIDNEISRSQPETTTPITSRTTRRSNGRSRSHGGAAPSPTVASRARSRSRATRKPEEQSIATPAPSRPVHRGSRRRADSTGAEARTRGPSVIGAAETVELPSRSRTGRKIPGGTRRSEEKAPEKITIDLPQPRRSNGRKSVEVTTGRSRLRSRSREVPPVIDEQKLEVLPLFERETKTVRPVRKLVSRRRNLNSAEEVETSATENDVKVAPKPPRQSVVVETRTESSVKRRKTNKLVTQGTKPTVKSTIKSTTKPAVKKSVKPVIKESVVSEVTEVTSKRTVTRKKLLPRTNFESPGFTSRGVKKSEVNLTAVKKNKSGLTSSEEEIDDSDNYPEQFKALLQAKKQKKESRPLHRVVTASPTITKTTEKVVNSLSSTTTQATTSEASRQLEDSENELDPKSARPTRRRFSHSTATRPTRKSKVVARSTTAAPPKDHRFHAKFNTEQEATTASSVRPTRGFSPKPPRGLYSSRKNKESYAKSKSGSSTTTAQIPIPKKHNRYSSRYRNDASSRGAIRTSTNAPAYLPTIPTITPPTTSVKSAFQDKDLGVEVISFDDPVNTVPSANLVSGEYLASSTENHLTSPLVSASQTKTTEKPVSIIERIINSITAISTTEVPHPTRLTTPTTETPTKESAILKLATKKSTKLDKTQTTQKIPVVTVTSEKPTTIIERILSSLSAIQVDNSTDSKNFKSKQVGTNFNTISSPSTTPITRVTKSTLPAQFSTSVNPLIVLDEISNEQTLQKRTIGKLLALLNTLTSTTASSHPTQLVVVTPKTTNYVVGTSAATTTTTVPTTTVPSTTTTTDQLFTSPNPGGASLGSRSKPPESTTVRYTSTPTITTLSTQAPTTPFAITSTPSPTLTSSEASSTSTTPGDFANELAPLPLSIESGVTSLAIDSTTPSTTDSSLSVSSTLPTTELAVDTETAFAFPSTIPALVNFEVDQNTIPPLVANPLSLSTVNNATTTTGTTPSSTVPTVQANPLSISSTSSSTNESSTSPTTISSSSTPVAAVTTTPGTTTSSTAPTATLPTLTEILNGRTVQAFNSIINISDLSKVQTLDVDPKTNRVLNADEIKDKTNIVFRWKPVTSPTYTFDVIKSNPVTTTLPTPTLSNRILDDPVALATSSLPTTQQPTTTTTTAAPTTTTAAPTTTTAPPTTTTAPPTTTTASTTTTLPPTTTATATTRRQRTTVLPLSQPATTTFRTTTGFPSTTFFPTFLTTLFSTIRPRRLSTTESPITIVTPISNRVQPTTTPRIGINTISGDLAAASTTRTVSTTPVPTTTLLSTLPVSTTIRSTRRRGTAPTTTALPVTTTVLTTTIPTSTASASARNARRSTAAPKVTSTSATKKLKKLTEQQKKDLETLAQLEMEQAAILKQLAFLTNLNFAGMKPTTEKNDLANRIIALAVERDKGREKVTTVASETLSSEGSRQAKKIAPSDEQSLEELVKQLNIATPSTLTTQYGKSNDAIVAALLKEQGIGPTTPKIVEDIYSQTTTTTRRPKPKPTTRAPGPLMQSLNWLLNVLAPPTTKRPRPKPKPKPKPKPEPTSEELLTHQPTHITPVVTPAPRQNIVSSLSQEDIQKLIKQLEQIQKDPKNSQNLDFSSINSLQSLIGSNGVQVSSAGTTGTTTRETTPLSTTKTRVAKSTTAIPLSVSNSIVDDDFVSTTTTKPRVSLPPVKLRPVPGIEDSDTLVRGQLINAAVNVTRAISSFLGTALQDAAHQFTRVFSSGSANLNDYFGSRFVLTNITNISGATSNV, encoded by the exons AAATCTGAACTACTCTCTGAAAATGAATCTCCACCCAAATCCGCTAGAAGAGGCAGAGCAAGATTTACAGTAACGACGGATACTCCTGAAGTCGAAGAACACAAACGTCCTGACCCTCCCGGTCGAAGACTGACCTCCAGGAGACGACCTGAAACACACACTGAAGCCCCCATTCGAAAAACCTACGAAGTCGAGGAAGTCGTCGATGACACTCCCATAGAACCGTTCAGAAAATCGGGAAAATCTAGAGTACtgacagaaaataaatttgaagctCACAACGCTCCATCCTCTAACGCTTTGTTCCAATCAGCAACCACCGAAAGTCTAGATGAGGCGTTAAAGAGTGTTGATACTGGTGTTGTCGATACTACTTCTTCGTCAGAACCATCATCATCAACTGTTTCCACCAATTTGGAATCATCAGCGTCGGAACTGACTTCTGGTGAAATTTCTAAGATTGATAACGAAATCAGTCGGAGTCAACCTGAAACCACAACTCCTATAACGTCTAGAACCACGAGAAGAAGTAATGGAAGATCGAGGAGTCATGGAGGAGCTGCGCCTAGTCCTACTGTTGCTTCAAGAGCTCGTTCGAGAAGTAGAGCGACGAGAAAACCTGAAGAGCAAAGCATAGCAACACCTGCACCTAGTAGACCAGTGCACAGAGGATCAAGAAGACGAGCTGATAGCACTGGTGCTGAAGCTAGGACCAGAGGACCGTCCGTGATTGGTGCTGCTGAAACAGTAGAATTACCATCGCGTTCGCGTACTGGTAGAAAGATTCCAGGAGGGACTAGACGAAGTGAAGAAAAAGCTCCTGAGAAAATCACGATTGATTTGCCACAACCGCGCAGATCTAATGGTAGAAAAAGTGTTGAGGTGACAACTGGAAGAAGTCGGTTGAGGTCTCGTTCTAGAGAGGTACCGCCTGTGATAGATGAACAAAAACTAGAGGTGTTACCGCTTTTTGAAAGAGAAACCAAAACTGTCAGACCTGTGAGGAAGTTGGTGTCGAGACGACGCAATCTCAATTCTGCAGAAGAAGTTGAAACTAGCGCTACCGAGAATGATGTTAAAGTGGCTCCGAAGCCCCCGAGGCAGTCTGTAGTTGTGGAAACCAGAACCGAGTCGAGTGTCAAAAGGCGGAAGACGAATAAACTAGTAACGCAAGGCACTAAACCGACTGTTAAATCGACGATTAAGTCGACGACTAAGCCTGCAGTTAAGAAATCGGTAAAACCAGTAATTAAGGAGTCGGTGGTATCGGAAGTGACGGAAGTTACGTCGAAGAGAACCGTCACTAGGAAGAAACTCTTGCCCAGGACCAATTTTGAGAGTCCTGGGTTTACATCGAGGGGTGTGAAAAAATCAGAAGTGAATTTGACTGCTGTCAAGAAGAATAAATCGGGCTTGACGAGTTCTGAGGAAGAGATCGACGATAGCGACAATTATCCGGAACAGTTTAAAGCGTTGTTGCAGGcgaagaaacagaaaaaa GAGTCAAGGCCGCTGCATCGTGTGGTAACAGCATCTCCGACAATCACGAAGACTACGGAGAAGGTCGTGAACTCTTTGTCCAGCACCACGACTCAAGCCACCACTTCGGAAGCCAGCCGCCAG CTCGAGGATTCCGAAAACGAACTGGACCCGAAGTCTGCGAGGCCGACGAGACGCCGCTTTTCCCACAGCACGGCCACCAGGCCCACCAGGAAGAGCAAGGTCGTCGCCAGGTCCACCACGGCTGCGCCGCCCAAAGACCACCGATTCCACGCCAAGTTCAACACGGAGCAAGAAGCGACGACCGCCAGTTCGGTGAGGCCGACCAGGGGATTCTCGCCGAAGCCTCCCAGAGGACTGTACAGCAGCAGAAAGAACAAGGAAAGCTACGCGAAGAGCAAGAGCGGTAGTAGTACTACCACGGCGCAG ATTCCGATTCCGAAAAAACACAACCGGTACAGCTCGAGATATCGCAACGACGCCTCTTCGAGAGGAGCGATTCGGACCAGCACCAACGCCCCGGCGTATTTGCCAACCATACCGACCATTACCCCGCCGACCACTTCG GTAAAATCGGCATTCCAAGATAAAGATTTGGGCGTGGAGGTAATCAGTTTCGATGACCCTGTGAATACGGTACCTTCAGCAAATCTAGTTAGCGGAGAATACCTCGCTTCCTCTACTGAAAATCACCTAACTAGTCCCTTG GTATCAGCATCCCAAACCAAGACCACGGAAAAACCCGTTTCGATCATAgaaagaataataaattcgATAACAGCCATATCCACGACCGAAGTACCCCACCCGACCAGACTGACGACACCCACAACAGAAACCCCGACAAAAGAGTCCGCCATCTTAAAActggcgacaaaaaaatcgaCAAAACTTGACAAAACCCAGaccacccaaaaaatcccCGTCGTGACAGTGACTAGCGAGAAACCCACAACAATCATCGAAAGAATTCTCAGTTCTCTGTCGGCTATCCAAGTTGATAACTCGACGGatagtaaaaatttcaaatcgaAACAAGTAGGTACAAACTTTAATACAATTAGTTCTCCGTCCACCACACCTATCACTAGAGTGACTAAATCAACGCTTCCTGCACAATTCAGCACTTCTGTGAATCCTTTGATTGTATTAGATGAGATTTCGAATGAACAAACCCTGCAAAAGCGCACCATAGGTAAATTGTTAGCTCTTCTGAACACTCTAACGTCGACGACGGCAAGCTCACACCCCACACAACTAGTCGTGGTCACACCGAAAACCACCAATTACGTAGTTGGGACTAGCGCTGCCACCACCACCACAACAGTACCCACGACAACAGTACCAAGCACAACAACGACCACAGATCAACTCTTCACGTCTCCAAATCCAGGTGGTGCGTCTTTGGGTTCAAGATCAAAACCTCCGGAGTCCACCACGGTCAGATACACTTCAACTCCAACAATCACGACATTGAGCACACAAGCACCGACAACTCCGTTCGCGATTACTTCGACACCATCACCCACACTCACCTCGAGCGAAGCCTCCTCAACCAGCACCACTCCTGGAGATTTTGCAAACGAACTCGCACCACTTCCTCTTTCTATCGAGTCAGGTGTTACTAGTCTAGCGATAGATTCAACAACTCCGTCCACTACTGATTCTTCACTATCAGTTAGTTCCACTTTACCGACTACCGAACTCGCTGTTGATACTGAAACAGCTTTTGCCTTCCCTTCAACAATACCGGCACTAGTCAATTTCGAA GTCGACCAAAATACAATTCCTCCTCTTGTGGCAAATCCATTGTCGTTAAGTACTGTAAATAATGCAACTACAACCACCGGAACTACACCTAGTAGTACCGTACCTACGGTTCAAGCAAACCCGTTGTCGATTAGTAGTACTAGTAGCAGCACAAACGAAAGTAGCACCTCTCCCACCACTATCAGTAGCAGTAGTACACCAGTCGCAGCAGTTACTACGACTCCTGGTACTACAACATCTAGCACAGCTCCCACTGCCACTCTGCCTACTCTGACAGAAATCTTGAACGGAAGGACAGTGCAAGCTTTTAATAGCATCATAAATATCTCCGATCTTAGTAAAGTCCAGACTCTTGACGTCGACCCAAAG ACCAATCGTGTTTTGAATGCTGACGAGATTAAAGACAAAACAAACATAGTTTTTCGATGGAAACCTGTCACCAGTCCGACGTATACTTTTGACGTAATCAAG AGTAATCCAGTGACGACGACACTGCCAACTCCAACTCTTTCCAACAGAATTCTAGATGATCCAGTTGCCTTGGCAACATCTTCATTACCGACAACTCAACAGCCAACAACAACCACTACAACAGCTGCTCCTACAACTACAACAGCTGCTCCAACAACTACAACAGCTCCTCCTACAACTACAACAGCTCCTCCTACAACTACAACTGCCTCCACGACTACAACCCTGCCACCTACGACCACTGCTACCGCAACAACAAGAAGACAACGTACAACAGTACTGCCATTGTCTCAACCTGCCACCACAACTTTCCGAACCACTACTGGTTTCCCATCGACGACGTTCTTCCCGACATTCTTGACCACTCTGTTTTCGACAATTCGTCCGAGAAGATTGTCGACGACCGAGTCACCAATCACTATTGTAACACCAATCTCGAATAGAGTGCAACCTACTACGACTCCACGAATCGGTATTAACACAATCAGTGGTGATTTAGCAGCCGCGAGTACTACAAGAACGGTTAGTACGACACCCGTACCAACTACCACGCTTTTGTCGACGTTACCAGTTAGTACCACGATTAGAAGTACTAGGAGACGAGGTACTGCACCTACAACTACTGCATTACCAGTTACAACTACAGTTTTGACAACGACGATTCCGACCAGTACTGCCAGTGCCAGTGCAAGAAATGCTAGAAGGAGTACTGCCGCACCGAAAGTTACTAGTACTAGTGCTACGAAGAAGCTTAAGAAGTTAACGGAGCAGCAGAAGAAGGATTTAGAAACGTTGGCACAACTGGAGATGGAGCAAGctgcaattttgaaacaactaGCATTTTTAACTAATTTG AATTTCGCTGGTATGAAGCCTACAACCGAGAAGAATGACCTGGCTAATAGG ataattgCGTTGGCTGTCGAGCGCGATAAGGGTAGAGAGAAAGTTACTACTGTTGCTTCGGAGACTCTATCGTCTGAAGGAAGTCGTCAAGCCAAGAAAATAGCGCCTTCAGATGAACAAAGTCTCGAAGAGTTGGTCAAACAACTGAACATTGCAACTCCTTCGACCCTGACTACTCAATATGGAAAAAGCAACGATGCCATCGTGGCTGCGTTACTTAAAGAACAAGGAATTGGACCAACAACACCCAAAATAGTAGAAGACATTTACAGTCAAACCACTACAACTACCCGAAGACCCAAACCTAAACCTACCACACGAGCGCCAGGTCCTCTCATGCAAAGCTTGAACTGGTTGCTCAACGTCCTAGCTCCACCTACTACAAAAAGACCTAGACCTAAACCCAAACCAAAACCTAAACCCAAGCCTGAACCAACTTCAGAAGAATTATTGACGCACCAACCCACCCATATCACACCAGTCGTGACACCAGCACCACGACAAAATATCGTCAGTTCTTTGTCGCAAGAAGACATACAGAAGCTGATCAAACAGCTCGAGCAGATCCAGAAAGACCCCAAGAACTCCCAAAATCTGGACTTCTCGTCAATCAACAGTCTCCAGTCTTTGATAGGTTCAAACGGGGTGCAAGTCAGTTCTGCTGGAACAACTGGCACCACAACTAGAGAGACCACTCCTCTTAGTACCACCAAAACTCGTGTGGCCAAGTCCACTACAGCTATCCCCCTAAGCGTCAGCAACAGCATCGTCGACGACGATTTCGTCTCGACGACGACCACCAAACCGCGAGTCTCTCTTCCTCCCGTCAAGTTGCGTCCAGTTCCGGGCATAGAAGACTCGGACACTCTAGTTCGAGGCCAGCTGATTAACGCCGCTGTCAACGTCACCAGAGCGATTTCCTCGTTTTTGGGAACTGCACTACAG GATGCAGCACACCAATTTACAAGAGTATTTTCAAGCGGTTCAGCAAATTTGAACGATTATTTCGGTTCTAGATTCGTTTTAACGAACATAACGAATATTAGCGGCGCGACTAGTAACGTTTAG